Part of the Tetragenococcus koreensis genome, ATTCATTTTTAGATGAAGAGCGTCCTCATATTGAATTAAAACGACGTGGACAAGTAGAAGAAGTTGCTTCTGTCATTGCCTTTGTATGTTCTGACCGTGCCTCATTTGTTAATGGAGCAAATTATCGTGTTGATGGCGGTTCTGTTGCAACAATTTAATCGTAAAATATAAAGGATAATTATTTAAAAATAGACTTGGAACATTTTTCTTGTTCCAAGTCTTGTCTTATATAATCTTATTGGCTTAGTTTGGTAGCACAGGCGTTGTTATACTATTAATTTGAACCTTCTATGATCGTTACAGCACGACCAATAATGTGTGAATTAAATTGAAAATTAATTGTATTGGGTGTAGTATTCTCATCTAAATTAAGGTCATCTATATTCAACGCTGATACAATTACAAAGTATCGATGTTTTTCTCCTTGAGGTGGAGCTGCACCTATATACCCAGCAAAACCTGCATCATTTAACATATTTTTTGCTTTTCCTGGAAGCTTGTTTTGATCTGGATTTCCTGTATCTGCTCCCAATTCTTCTGCATCTTTAGGAAGATTGATTACTGTCCAATGCCAGTATCCGCCAGCAGTTGGAGCATCTGGGTCATAAATTTGTACAACTAAGCTCTTTGTTTCTTCAGGTACATTAGAAAATCTGATAGCTGGCGACTCATCTTTGCCTCCTTGAATTCCCATTCTCCCAGAATATTGGGGTAAACTAAAAGTCTGATCAGGATTTACATCAGTGGCTTCGACATTAAACTGGGGTACACTTGGTAAGGTTTCTAAAGGATCTCTTGCCATGGTTATTCCTCCTCAAATATTTTTGCTCTTTCTAAAATCATGACACTACGGTACTTGTGCGATAGGAAAATAAATGTCTTAAAAATTTTTGGCTATATTTTTTGTTTTAAATTTCTAGTTATATCGTACATTTCGAGTAAGTTAGTCTTGCTTTGTTGTTTTGGAGCCCTTTTTATCGGGAACAGCAAAGAATAGAAATATTGTGATAAACACAGTTAAGAATCCTAACATAATTTTAACCGCTAATATTGGAGCAAGAAATATAGATATAGCCATTAGAATAATAATGTTTATAAAGATTTCCCATTTTTTGTTCCTAGGGATTGTACGTGTTTCTACATAATCAGCACAATAAAATTTATACAATTTTGTTTGTTTTAACCACTGATCGAATTGTTCCGAACTACGTGCAAAACAATAGCCTGAGAGTAACAAAAAAGGGGTAGTCGGTAAAATTGGAAGTATTGCTCCAATGCTGCCCAGTACAAACGAAAATAGTCCTGCAGCAAATAATAAATGTTTTGTCATGTCAAACTCCTTTTAAGTCAATTCTAAGATATTGTCATTCTTAACGCTAACTTAATTGAAAACGGTTAGAAAATCAAGGGCTAGTGATTATATTTGGCCGTTTTTCAAAAAATATTTACCAGAAGTTTTGTAATTGAACCAATTTCATAATTCACTTTTCCAAAAAAGCAAACACTCATCCAATTTCGAATTGTGTGATTTTTTCGAAATTCTATGACTATTTCTTTTTCTTCGTTGTCTTAGCGACACGTTGATTGGCAAAGTTTCGCGCATTATAAGTGAGCTGGATCAAGTGATAAAAAGCAATCGCATGACTGGGCTGATAAAAACGGGTATCATCAAGCTGATGATTCTCTTTTAAATACCCATTAACACGTTCGACACTGCTTCGTTCATTGTATTTCAATTTCCAGGCACGCGTTCCTCGAGCTGGATGATTATACTTTCTTGGGTCATTCATTTGTTTGACTTTGATGACTTTTTGGCAAAGTCCTTCGTGCTGTAGTGGACAATCTCTACAATATTTTTCGGGTCGAGCATATTTCAACGCCCCATATCTTTTATCATAACTGTCATATTTATAGCCATATTCAAGCAGACAGGTCGGTGCGTAGTGAGCGTCTACTTCGCCATCGTTTTTCGCTATTCGTTTTAATGGAATGATGGGTTCGATATCTAAGGCGTGACATTCCTGATAGATTTCTTTGGCGTCATAGCCTTTATCTAAAGAGAGATAAGGGGCCTCTTTTTCCATTCTTAACGCTTCTGCCACCTTGCGAATGGTGGGAATCGCTAAAGTAACATCTGAAGCAAAAGCAGAAGCGATATGCATGTTTAAAATATATTGGCTTTTCGTAGAAACAGCGAGTGTCCCTTTATAGCCAAACCAAAAATAATTCTTGCCTTGACTATTTTTCTTCACGCCCCATGAAGCATAAGAAGGTAGGGTCTCAAGAATGGCTTCTGTGGTCATGCTTCGTTGTGCTTCAGTCGATGGGAGCTTTGGATTATCTGTTTTTACAGGCTTTGTCCGTGCTTCGATCGAAGTCGCATCAATCGCCACATTCTCTGTAAAAATGTCCAACTCTTCATGAATGAGTTGGAGTAATTGCTGGTTTATCCTTTCCAAAACAGAAAGATGGTTTGCCAAGATCGCCATCACTCGCGAATAGGTGGCTTCTGAAGGAATGGGTTCAGAATAAAGAAAACCGACGCTTAGTTTCAAACGTAAATCACTTTTCAAACGTTGAATCAAGGCTTTTTGTGTAGGAATTTTCTGATCAATCCGTGCCATTAAGGAACGGAGGACCGCTTCATAATTGACGG contains:
- a CDS encoding YbhB/YbcL family Raf kinase inhibitor-like protein; this encodes MARDPLETLPSVPQFNVEATDVNPDQTFSLPQYSGRMGIQGGKDESPAIRFSNVPEETKSLVVQIYDPDAPTAGGYWHWTVINLPKDAEELGADTGNPDQNKLPGKAKNMLNDAGFAGYIGAAPPQGEKHRYFVIVSALNIDDLNLDENTTPNTINFQFNSHIIGRAVTIIEGSN
- a CDS encoding YbaN family protein; amino-acid sequence: MTKHLLFAAGLFSFVLGSIGAILPILPTTPFLLLSGYCFARSSEQFDQWLKQTKLYKFYCADYVETRTIPRNKKWEIFINIIILMAISIFLAPILAVKIMLGFLTVFITIFLFFAVPDKKGSKTTKQD
- a CDS encoding transposase gives rise to the protein MSIIQQPTLFDIDYLEKLDIQEKYKEIFSPIDWTKVLDLFQKDTKVGPSITVNYEAVLRSLMARIDQKIPTQKALIQRLKSDLRLKLSVGFLYSEPIPSEATYSRVMAILANHLSVLERINQQLLQLIHEELDIFTENVAIDATSIEARTKPVKTDNPKLPSTEAQRSMTTEAILETLPSYASWGVKKNSQGKNYFWFGYKGTLAVSTKSQYILNMHIASAFASDVTLAIPTIRKVAEALRMEKEAPYLSLDKGYDAKEIYQECHALDIEPIIPLKRIAKNDGEVDAHYAPTCLLEYGYKYDSYDKRYGALKYARPEKYCRDCPLQHEGLCQKVIKVKQMNDPRKYNHPARGTRAWKLKYNERSSVERVNGYLKENHQLDDTRFYQPSHAIAFYHLIQLTYNARNFANQRVAKTTKKKK